A genomic stretch from Engraulis encrasicolus isolate BLACKSEA-1 chromosome 10, IST_EnEncr_1.0, whole genome shotgun sequence includes:
- the abt1 gene encoding activator of basal transcription 1, which produces MTSEKTSYVKVTLAATSDDDEEVAELKTEAGEEDANDTVISAEDHGGGGQDEESGSEVDDEDDGDEEADIANVEEDQGEEEPMEEEEEETQKKGKKTMPGIIYIGHIPPRLRPRYLRTMLSAYGEIGRIFLMPESKSVRRKKKKKSGSRASNFTEGWVEFRDKRIAKRVALTLNNTPIGNRKRSTFAADLWAMKYLHRFNWCHLSERLAYEQTVYHQRMRTEIAQAKKETSFYLASVEKSETLDRIRKKKEKKGEAVEERSWDFKQRRTEEEIQQGKKNKKNSNKGLSQKTLQKAQEKAKAIQQKAQSNTSLLAKIFNSGRAQNS; this is translated from the exons ATGACGTCAGAAAAGACATCTTATGTGAAAGTGACTCTAGCTGCaaccagtgatgatgatgaggaagtaGCAGAGTTAAAGACAGAGGCAGGTGAAGAAGATGCCAATGACACTGTGATCTCAGCAGAGGACCACGGCGGTGGTGGTCAGGATGAGGAGAGTGGCTCAGAGGTGGACGATGAGGATGATGGAGATGAAGAGGCTGATATAGCAAATGTTGAAGAGGACCAAGGAGAGGAAGAGCctatggaggaggaagaggaggagacacagaAAAAGGGCAAGAAGACTATGCCGGGAATAATCTATATCGGACACATCCCTCCCAGGCTGCGGCCAAGATACCTGCGGACCATGCTCAGTGCTTACGGAGAAATCGGGAGAATTTTCCTAATGCCTGAAA GTAAATCAGTGcgtaggaagaagaagaagaagtctggCAGCAGAGCTAGCAACTTCACAGAGGGCTGGGTGGAGTTCAGAGACAAGCGCATTGCCAAGAGGGTGGCCCTCACCCTCAATAACACCCCCATAGGAAACCGCAAGAGGAGCACCTTCGCCGCTGACCTATGGGCCATGAAG TATCTGCACAGGTTCAACTGGTGCCACCTGAGCGAGCGGCTGGCATACGAGCAGACGGTGTACCACCAGCGCATGCGGACGGAGATCGCCCAGGCCAAGAAGGAGACCAGCTTCTACCTGGCCAGCGTGGAGAAGAGCGAGACCCTGGACCGCATCcgcaagaagaaggagaagaagggcgaggcggtggaggagaggagctgggACTTCAAACAGCGGCGCACGGAGGAGGAGATCCAGCAAGgaaagaagaataagaagaacaGTAATAAGGGTCTGTCACAGAAGACCCTCCAGAAGGCCCAAGAGAAGGCTAAAGCTATTCAGCAGAAGGCCCAGTCCAACACCTCGCTACTGGCTAAGATCTTCAACAGTGGACGGGCACAGAATAGCTAG
- the comta gene encoding catechol O-methyltransferase A: MLLGVLTGCVLGAAVVYVLVAWLIPAAVQHNAWAALLWHDVIVERFLDFVTGSTRPQRLLKAVQKKATRGDPQSVIATIDRFCRGSEWAMNVGDEKGVILDTVVCEVSPGSALELGTYCGYSTVRIARLLPPGARLITLEFNPDYAKVARQVIDFAGLTEKVLLVEGPSGDLIPKMKEQYGITTFDLVFLDHWKDRYLPDTRLLEECGLLRKGSILLADNVICPGTPDYLAYIRSSPRYESKYFKSHLEYTKVEDGLEKSIFLG; the protein is encoded by the exons ATGCTGCTGGGTGTGCTGACGGGATGCGTGCTGGGGGCAGCTGTCGTCTACGTGCTGGTGGCCTGGCTCATCCCAGCAGCTGTGCAGCACAACGCCTGGGCCGCGCTGCTGTGGCATGATGTCATCGTGGAGCGCTTCCTGGACTTCGTCACGGGCTCCACTCGGCCTCAG CGTCTTCTCAAAGCGGTGCAGAAGAAGGCCACCAGAGGGGATCCCCAGAGCGTCATCGCCACCATCGATCGCTTCTGCAGAGGCAGCGAATGGGCCATGAACGTGGGTGATGAGAAAG gGGTCATCTTGGATACGGTGGTGTGTGAAGTGAGTCCTGGCTCGGCGCTGGAGCTTGGCACCTACTGTGGGTACTCCACCGTGCGCATTGCCCGCCTACTGCCCCCCGGAGCCAGGCTCATCACGCTGGAGTTTAACCCAGATTACGCCAAAGTGGCTCGCCAGGTTATCGATTTTGCTGGATTAACGGAGAAG GTGCTATTGGTTGAAGGCCCCTCCGGCGACCTGATCCCCAAAATGAAGGAGCAGTACGGCATAACGACGTTTGATTTGGTGTTCCTGGACCACTGGAAAGACCGATACCTTCCCGACACGAGATTACTGGAG GAATGCGGACTGCTTCGTAAAGGCTCCATCCTGCTAGCAGACAACGTTATCTGTCCTGGAACGCCTGACTACCTGGCATACATCCGAAGCAGCCCTCGATACGAGAGCAAATACTTCAAGTCTCACCTTGAGTACACAAAGGTGGAAGACGGCCTTGAGAAATCCATTTTCTTAGGCTGA